One genomic window of Magnolia sinica isolate HGM2019 chromosome 3, MsV1, whole genome shotgun sequence includes the following:
- the LOC131239444 gene encoding protein MNN4-like — translation MDPIKIEKLQAMHRYKKTHFLQTLFQYFLTALVLSMGFSKAIWIPSTLFSSMKIFFSVSLPNIGAFIIDPKCLFIVCNVIIIFLISESKLSCPSSTSPDIYDEYVRRSQSLRRQSILQEKEKRSEVCSNEGDEEIVKHVIVEEEEEGKEKEGEEREEEEKKEKGGEEKEEEEKKEKGGEEKEEEEEEEKKKEEGGEELEEEGEGENGTEADELKKKVEDFIARVKKERMLEASLLLCSG, via the coding sequence ATGGATCCCATCAAGATAGAGAAGCTTCAAGCAATGCACAGATACAAGAAAACCCACTTCCTCCAAACCCTATTCCAGTACTTTCTAACAGCTCTAGTCCTCAGCATGGGCTTCTCCAAGGCCATTTGGATCCCATCCACCTTATTTTCATCCATGAAGATCTTCTTCTCCGTCTCTCTGCCGAACATCGGTGCATTTATCATTGATCCCAAGTGCTTGTTCATCGTCTGCAACGTCATCATAATCTTCCTTATCAGCGAGTCCAAGCTCTCATGCCCATCCTCCACCTCTCCGGACATCTACGACGAGTATGTTCGGCGGAGCCAGAGCCTTCGAAGGCAGTCCATCCTTCAGGAGAAGGAAAAGAGATCGGAGGTATGCTCAAATGAAGGAGATGAGGAAATTGTCAAACATGTaatagtagaagaagaagaagaaggaaaagagaaagaaggagaagagagagaagaagaagagaagaaagagaaaggaggagaagagaaagaggaagaagagaagaaagagaaaggaggggaagagaaagaagaagaagaagaagaagaaaagaagaaagaggaaggaGGTGAGGaattagaagaagaaggagaaggagagaatgGAACTGAAGCTGATGAACTAAAAAAAAAGGTTGAAGATTTCATTGCAAGGGTGAAAAAGGAAAGGATGCTTGAAGCCAGTTTGCTTCTTTGTAGTGGCTGA